A genome region from Hymenobacter tibetensis includes the following:
- a CDS encoding L-threonylcarbamoyladenylate synthase: MSNFFRQEVDAAVDALLLQQVILYPTDTVWGLGCDAEVPPAVERLYKLKQRPPEKSCIVLVADEVMFARYASVVPSHLVKLLAAQSKPTTYVVPGSRHLAPNLLAADGTIGLRVVLDDEFCHKVVRRLGHGLVSTSANLSGEPTPGLYSEVNPALIRGADYVVNWRQDETTRTIPSRVVRVLDDGALEVLRD; this comes from the coding sequence ATGAGCAACTTTTTCCGTCAGGAAGTGGACGCGGCGGTAGATGCCTTACTCCTTCAGCAAGTAATTCTCTACCCTACCGATACTGTGTGGGGGCTTGGCTGCGACGCAGAGGTGCCACCCGCAGTGGAGCGGCTCTACAAGCTCAAGCAACGCCCACCCGAGAAATCGTGCATTGTGCTGGTGGCTGATGAAGTGATGTTTGCTCGCTACGCCTCAGTAGTGCCTTCGCATTTGGTGAAGCTGCTGGCGGCGCAGTCGAAACCTACCACGTACGTAGTGCCAGGCAGCCGGCACTTGGCGCCCAACCTGCTGGCTGCCGATGGAACCATTGGGTTGCGGGTGGTGCTCGACGATGAGTTCTGCCATAAAGTGGTGCGGCGGCTGGGTCACGGATTGGTTTCAACATCAGCTAACTTAAGCGGTGAACCTACACCAGGCTTGTACTCGGAGGTGAACCCCGCGCTAATCCGGGGAGCCGACTACGTTGTGAACTGGCGGCAAGACGAAACCACCCGTACCATTCCCTCGCGCGTGGTGCGGGTGCTCGACGATGGCGCACTGGAAGTATTGCGTGACTAG
- the mce gene encoding methylmalonyl-CoA epimerase — MLTNLEHVGLAVQDLEAATALYTILLGQEPYKREHVASEAVDTVFFQVGGSKIELLAGTSPDSAITKYLSKKPEGIHHMAFEVSDIRAEMVRLRDAGFVLLNEEPKQGADNKLVCFVHPKSANGVLVELCQSL; from the coding sequence ATGCTGACGAATCTGGAACACGTAGGATTGGCCGTACAGGACCTGGAAGCGGCCACCGCTTTATATACCATTTTGCTGGGGCAAGAGCCCTACAAACGCGAGCATGTGGCCAGTGAAGCTGTTGATACTGTGTTTTTTCAGGTGGGCGGCTCGAAGATCGAACTGCTAGCCGGCACCTCACCCGATAGCGCCATAACCAAGTACCTAAGCAAAAAACCAGAGGGCATTCACCACATGGCATTCGAAGTGTCAGACATCAGGGCCGAGATGGTGCGGTTGCGTGACGCTGGTTTTGTGTTGTTGAACGAGGAACCCAAGCAAGGTGCTGATAACAAGCTCGTATGTTTCGTGCACCCCAAAAGTGCCAACGGCGTATTGGTAGAGTTGTGCCAATCGTTATAA
- a CDS encoding IscS subfamily cysteine desulfurase, producing MLKLPIYLDNNATTPMDPRVLEAMMPYLTEVFGNAASRNHPFGWAAEEAVDYARDQIATLINCDPKEIIFTSGATESDNLGIKGVFEMYSQKGNHIITATTEHKAVLDTCKHIEKLGGRVTYLPVNSEGLISLEELEAAMTPQTILVTIMYGNNETGTIQPIREIAAIAHKHGALFMTDGTQAVGKIPVDVIADGIDLMAFTAHKMYGPKGVGALYVRRKNPRVKVTAQMDGGGHERGMRSGTLNVPGIVGLGKACELSRLDMAADTERIMKMRDRLEKELLTMEESYVNGSREHRLPHVTNISFTYVEGEGLMMGVKDLAVSSGSACTSASLEPSYVLKALGLSDDLAHSSLRFGLSRFTTDEQIDYAINHVKEAVTKLREMSPLWEMFKEGIDLSKIEWAEH from the coding sequence ATGCTCAAGCTACCTATTTACCTCGATAACAACGCCACGACGCCCATGGACCCCCGGGTTCTGGAAGCCATGATGCCTTATCTGACCGAGGTATTCGGCAATGCTGCGTCCCGTAACCACCCGTTTGGTTGGGCCGCAGAAGAAGCAGTTGACTACGCTCGCGACCAAATAGCGACGCTAATCAATTGCGACCCTAAAGAGATTATCTTCACCTCCGGCGCCACCGAATCCGACAACCTCGGCATCAAAGGCGTGTTCGAGATGTATTCCCAGAAGGGAAACCATATTATCACGGCTACTACCGAGCATAAAGCAGTGCTCGACACCTGCAAGCACATTGAAAAGCTCGGCGGCCGTGTAACATACCTACCTGTTAACTCGGAGGGCTTGATTAGCCTCGAAGAGTTGGAAGCCGCCATGACGCCCCAGACCATTCTGGTAACCATCATGTACGGCAACAACGAGACCGGCACTATCCAGCCGATCCGCGAGATTGCCGCCATTGCGCACAAGCATGGTGCGCTCTTCATGACGGACGGCACGCAGGCAGTTGGCAAGATTCCAGTAGATGTTATTGCTGATGGCATCGACCTGATGGCTTTCACGGCGCACAAGATGTATGGCCCCAAAGGTGTTGGTGCGCTATATGTACGCCGTAAGAACCCACGGGTAAAAGTAACTGCTCAAATGGACGGCGGTGGCCATGAGCGTGGCATGCGTTCCGGCACCCTGAACGTACCTGGGATTGTAGGCCTTGGCAAAGCGTGCGAGTTGTCTCGCCTGGATATGGCTGCTGACACCGAGCGTATCATGAAAATGCGCGACCGGCTGGAGAAGGAGCTGCTGACCATGGAAGAGAGCTATGTAAATGGCTCCCGTGAGCATCGCCTTCCTCACGTAACCAACATTTCTTTCACGTATGTAGAAGGTGAAGGCCTGATGATGGGTGTGAAAGATCTGGCTGTATCTTCTGGTTCGGCTTGTACTTCTGCTTCTTTGGAGCCTTCTTACGTACTGAAAGCCCTTGGTCTGAGCGACGACTTGGCACACAGCTCGTTGCGCTTTGGTCTGAGCCGCTTCACTACCGACGAACAAATCGATTACGCTATCAACCACGTAAAAGAAGCTGTAACCAAGCTGCGCGAAATGTCGCCGTTGTGGGAGATGTTCAAAGAAGGCATCGACTTAAGCAAAATCGAGTGGGCTGAACATTGA
- the iscU gene encoding Fe-S cluster assembly scaffold IscU: MAYSDKVIDHYSNPRNVGTLDKSKKNVGTGLVGAPECGDVMRLQIEVDETTNTITDAKFKTFGCGSAIASSSLATEWLKGKTVDEALAIDNMEIVEELALPPVKIHCSVLAEDAIKSAINDYRVKNGLPALEEAKAHH; this comes from the coding sequence ATGGCTTACTCCGATAAAGTAATCGACCATTACAGCAACCCCCGCAACGTGGGCACGCTGGACAAGAGCAAAAAGAACGTAGGCACCGGCCTAGTTGGTGCCCCTGAGTGCGGCGACGTCATGCGCTTGCAAATTGAGGTAGACGAAACTACCAACACCATTACCGACGCCAAATTTAAGACTTTTGGCTGCGGCTCGGCCATTGCGTCATCATCGCTGGCTACGGAGTGGCTGAAAGGCAAGACGGTTGACGAAGCTCTTGCTATCGACAACATGGAGATAGTGGAGGAATTGGCTTTGCCACCTGTTAAAATCCACTGCTCGGTTTTGGCTGAGGACGCTATCAAGTCTGCTATCAACGACTACCGCGTGAAAAACGGTTTGCCTGCACTCGAAGAGGCGAAAGCCCATCACTAA